In Triticum urartu cultivar G1812 chromosome 6, Tu2.1, whole genome shotgun sequence, the following proteins share a genomic window:
- the LOC125515790 gene encoding serine carboxypeptidase-like 45 isoform X1: MPALLCCRCRPLAMAALLLIASLCHLVSCNGGGGGRITRLPGQPEVSFGQYSGYIEVDGKGSRALFYYFVEAELDPATKPLVLWLNGGPGCSSLGVGAFSENGPFRPSGQALVRNEYSWNKEANVIYLETPAGVGFSYSADAAYYQGVNDNMTAMGNMVFMQRWLEKFPQYKGRELYIAGESYAGHYIPQLAEVMVEFNKKDNIFNLKGLALGNPVLHFTTDFNSRAEYFWSHGLISDSTYRIFTSVCNYSRYVSEYYGGSLSPLCARVMNQVTRETSRFVDKYDVTLDVCLSSVLSQSMILSPHKRVGHRIDVCVEDETVNYLNRKDVQEALHAKLIGVKNWAVCSSVLEYELLNLQIPTIDIVGSLVKSGIRVLVYSGDQDSVIPLTGSRTLVQNLARDLGLKTSIPYRVWFEGKQVGGWTQVYGDKLSFATIRGASHEAPFSQPERSLVLIRAFLQDRPLPETFS; this comes from the exons ATGCCGGCTCTACTGTGCTGCCGCTGCAGGCCATTGGCCATGGCGGCGCTGCTACTCATTGCTTCACTTTGTCATCTGGTTTCTTgcaatggaggaggaggaggcaggatCACAAGGCTCCCTGGGCAACCCGAGGTGAGCTTTGGTCAGTACTCGGGCTACATCGAGGTGGACGGCAAGGGGAGCAGGGCTCTCTTCTACTACTTCGTGGAGGCGGAGCTTGATCCCGCCACCAAGCCCCTCGTGCTCTGGCTCAACGGAG GACCTGGGTGTTCTTCGCTTGGTGTAGGGGCCTTCTCAGAGAACGGCCCTTTCAGGCCCAGCGGGCAGGCGCTGGTGAGGAATGAGTACAGCTGGAACAAAG AAGCTAATGTGATTTACCTGGAGACACCAGCTGGTGTTGGCTTCTCCTACTCCGCTGATGCTGCCTACTACCAGGGTGTGAATGACAACATGACAG CAATGGGCAATATGGTGTTCATGCAAAGGTGGCTTGAAAAGTTCCCACAGTACAAGGGCAGAGAGCTATACATTGCTGGAGAGAGTTATGCCG GGCATTACATTCCACAACTTGCCGAAGTCATGGTTGAGTTCAATAAGAAGGACAACATCTTCAACCTCAAAGGACTTGCT TTGGGCAATCCTGTTCTTCATTTCACCACCGACTTCAACTCGAGGGCAGAGTACTTCTGGTCCCATGGCCTCATTTCAGACTCAACATACAGGATTTTCACGTCTGTTTGCAACTACTCCCGCTACGTCAGCGAGTACTACGGTGGATCGCTTAGCCCGCTTTGCGCGAGGGTGATGAACCAAGTAACCCGAGAGACTAGCCGGTTCGTCGACAAGTACGATGTTACCCTCGACGTCTGCTTGTCTTCGGTGCTCTCTCAGTCAATGATCCTCTCCCCTCAT AAGCGTGTCGGGCACCGCATCGACGTCTGTGTGGAGGACGAGACGGTAAACTATTTGAACAGGAAGGATGTCCAGGAAGCGCTCCATGCGAAGCTCATCGGCGTAAAAAACTGGGCAGTTTGCAGCAG TGTTCTTGAGTATGAGCTCCTCAACTTGCAGATTCCAACAATCGACATAGTGGGATCACTGGTCAAGTCCGGCATCAGAGTACTAGTTTACAG TGGCGATCAAGACTCGGTGATCCCTCTAACGGGAAGCAGGACACTAGTGCAGAATCTAGCGCGCGATCTAGGCCTCAAGACGAGCATCCCGTATCGAGTTTGGTTCGAAGGGAAGCAG GTTGGTGGGTGGACTCAGGTATACGGTGACAAGCTCTCCTTCGCCACCATCAGAGGGGCCTCACATGAGGCGCCATTCTCACAGCCTGAACGCTCTCTTGTGCTCATCAGGGCATTCCTACAAGACAGGCCTCTTCCGGAAACCTTCTCATGA
- the LOC125515790 gene encoding serine carboxypeptidase-like 45 isoform X2, whose product MPALLCCRCRPLAMAALLLIASLCHLVSCNGGGGGRITRLPGQPEVSFGQYSGYIEVDGKGSRALFYYFVEAELDPATKPLVLWLNGGPGCSSLGVGAFSENGPFRPSGQALVRNEYSWNKEANVIYLETPAGVGFSYSADAAYYQGVNDNMTAMGNMVFMQRWLEKFPQYKGRELYIAGESYAGHYIPQLAEVMVEFNKKDNIFNLKGLALGNPVLHFTTDFNSRAEYFWSHGLISDSTYRIFTSVCNYSRYVSEYYGGSLSPLCARVMNQVTRETSRFVDKYDVTLDVCLSSVLSQSMILSPHKRVGHRIDVCVEDETVNYLNRKDVQEALHAKLIGVKNWAVCSSVLEYELLNLQIPTIDIVGSLVKSGIRVLVYSFISWYKFAPEPFPSDGPLKSQLWEA is encoded by the exons ATGCCGGCTCTACTGTGCTGCCGCTGCAGGCCATTGGCCATGGCGGCGCTGCTACTCATTGCTTCACTTTGTCATCTGGTTTCTTgcaatggaggaggaggaggcaggatCACAAGGCTCCCTGGGCAACCCGAGGTGAGCTTTGGTCAGTACTCGGGCTACATCGAGGTGGACGGCAAGGGGAGCAGGGCTCTCTTCTACTACTTCGTGGAGGCGGAGCTTGATCCCGCCACCAAGCCCCTCGTGCTCTGGCTCAACGGAG GACCTGGGTGTTCTTCGCTTGGTGTAGGGGCCTTCTCAGAGAACGGCCCTTTCAGGCCCAGCGGGCAGGCGCTGGTGAGGAATGAGTACAGCTGGAACAAAG AAGCTAATGTGATTTACCTGGAGACACCAGCTGGTGTTGGCTTCTCCTACTCCGCTGATGCTGCCTACTACCAGGGTGTGAATGACAACATGACAG CAATGGGCAATATGGTGTTCATGCAAAGGTGGCTTGAAAAGTTCCCACAGTACAAGGGCAGAGAGCTATACATTGCTGGAGAGAGTTATGCCG GGCATTACATTCCACAACTTGCCGAAGTCATGGTTGAGTTCAATAAGAAGGACAACATCTTCAACCTCAAAGGACTTGCT TTGGGCAATCCTGTTCTTCATTTCACCACCGACTTCAACTCGAGGGCAGAGTACTTCTGGTCCCATGGCCTCATTTCAGACTCAACATACAGGATTTTCACGTCTGTTTGCAACTACTCCCGCTACGTCAGCGAGTACTACGGTGGATCGCTTAGCCCGCTTTGCGCGAGGGTGATGAACCAAGTAACCCGAGAGACTAGCCGGTTCGTCGACAAGTACGATGTTACCCTCGACGTCTGCTTGTCTTCGGTGCTCTCTCAGTCAATGATCCTCTCCCCTCAT AAGCGTGTCGGGCACCGCATCGACGTCTGTGTGGAGGACGAGACGGTAAACTATTTGAACAGGAAGGATGTCCAGGAAGCGCTCCATGCGAAGCTCATCGGCGTAAAAAACTGGGCAGTTTGCAGCAG TGTTCTTGAGTATGAGCTCCTCAACTTGCAGATTCCAACAATCGACATAGTGGGATCACTGGTCAAGTCCGGCATCAGAGTACTAGTTTACAG CTTTATATCATGGTACAAATTTGCACCAGAACCTTTTCCTTCGGACGGTCCTCTCAAGTCTCAACTTTGGGAAGCATGA